The Fulvivirga ligni genome window below encodes:
- a CDS encoding VanZ family protein, protein MNKYLIGAAAWAILILVLTLTPGESVPDVALFDYDKLGHAFIFFVLSFLLINGVFYHPKSEAKILLAVLVGVIFSVVYGIAIEMVQSLIPGRSMDLYDAIANTAGSLLGLSLFYIMNKLRT, encoded by the coding sequence TTGAATAAATACCTCATAGGTGCCGCAGCCTGGGCTATACTAATATTAGTGCTCACGCTTACGCCTGGAGAATCCGTACCCGATGTAGCACTTTTTGATTATGACAAGTTAGGACATGCCTTCATCTTTTTTGTGCTCTCCTTCCTACTCATAAATGGTGTATTTTATCACCCAAAATCAGAAGCTAAAATTCTTCTGGCTGTGCTTGTAGGCGTGATTTTCTCTGTGGTCTATGGTATCGCTATAGAAATGGTTCAGAGCCTAATTCCTGGCAGATCTATGGATCTGTATGATGCCATTGCCAACACAGCGGGATCTTTATTGGGATTATCTTTGTTCTACATAATGAATAAGCTGAGAACTTAA
- the gcvH gene encoding glycine cleavage system protein GcvH yields MNIPESLKYTKDHEWVKIDGDTATIGITDFAQGELGDIVYVDIETEGEEVEQGEVFGTVEAVKTVSDLFMPITGTVEEVNEELESSPELINEDPYEKGWLIKVKITDADTAELLSADEYKDIIGG; encoded by the coding sequence ATGAACATACCAGAATCATTAAAGTATACTAAAGATCACGAGTGGGTGAAAATTGACGGTGACACTGCCACAATTGGTATCACTGATTTCGCACAGGGCGAGCTTGGCGACATTGTTTATGTTGACATTGAAACTGAAGGCGAAGAAGTAGAGCAAGGTGAAGTATTTGGTACAGTGGAAGCTGTAAAAACCGTTTCTGATCTATTTATGCCTATTACTGGTACTGTAGAAGAAGTGAACGAGGAGCTAGAATCATCTCCTGAGCTTATCAACGAAGATCCTTACGAAAAAGGATGGTTGATTAAAGTAAAGATTACTGATGCTGACACTGCTGAGTTGTTATCTGCAGATGAGTACAAAGATATAATCGGAGGATAA
- the sprA gene encoding T9SS outer membrane translocon Sov/SprA: MILRRFHKSLFAVLCAFVIWVGIDYSVNSKNLDFKTIEDLEYALFQEQDTTRQDSVKQDSIQNQPYAPTRKPTYQPKDRFGDPFSNTTSPSPLLLEDPASLKLDVEIDTSMNYTIYEKIGDINYRPTSSMTFEEFKQYQERQQLKQYWKGRSEGLDGESAVSGRNLIPPIYVSPIFDRIFGGTYVEIIPRGFVTLDFGGRWQRINNPNIPIRQQRSGGFEFDQQISMNVVGKIGEKLQVTANFDNNNSFDFENNLKVEYTGYEEDILQKLEIGNVSLPLNNSLITGAQNLFGVKAQMQFGDLYVTTVASTQRGKSESITIDGGTGAQGREFEIQGSNYDENRHFFLGHFFRDNYEKWLNTIPNVNSGVRVTRVEVYIAQRNGDTQTLRDVVGLMDLAEPNSENLYRAYNTTNVEANTNNANSLWSELQNLNRSSDAIDGELNNLGNSLFGTPLKEGLDYEKINSARKLDPSEYTFDPALGYITLNRKLQNDEALAVAYQYYYRNQSYTVGELSTDYSNLPEDDAVYLKLLRPKKISITDQSGKDIPTWDLMMKNIYNLTGSNIAEEGFDLRVIYRDDNTGIDNPQLQEGRTASQFPLIRILGLDKLNQNEDPQPDGNFDYVEGVTINAANGLIIFPYLQPFADPLREEFENDDGARQQTLIDKYVYDELYNSTKNDAELVTTKNKYVIVGRYQAGSSTEIVIPGFNIAEGSVKVFAGGSPLQEGVDYQVDYTFGKVNILNEGVLNSGKEITISYEKADLFNFQSRTLLGTRLDYKVDDDITIGATLLHLNERPLISRISVGSEPTRNTKYGFDINVQKESRFLTKMLDKLPLIQTKEPSSISFNAEFAQLIPGTSNIIDGEGTSYIDDFENSATPYSLSNPTSWKLASTPNTNSQRFNGDQSGLENGFRRGKIAWYTIDNLFYRNDRRKPSNITDEALQNNYIRQVIPQEIFPNLDRNIINIQQTFDIAYYPAERGQYNFNTGETNNEGIFTSPSAIRNNWGGMTSAIRSEVDFDKANIEYIEFWLMDPFINGPNGNIDDGRGNVKPNSTGGDLFFNLGSISEDVIPDKKHAFENGLPASGYSFENPTSVSESDPWGYVTDQQYLTNAFDNSESSRGNQDVGLNGMSDEKERSYSQYPDKFRQLEDPAADNFNYFLGDDLDSRNAGLLERYKNYNGLENNSPVVSSQNSLYTPSATTIPDNEDLNNDNTLSSLEEYYEYKVDLDPGNLEGNKYVVDQATTEDGVNWYLFRIPIRQANLPTYGEISGFKSIKYIRTYLTDWQEPVVLRMVNFRFVASRWRKYNSPIEDPDFGSVSDQNLGYDNLTVSVVNVEENGSGSETMSPYVLPPGLNRDRDNTSSLQRRLNEQSLQICVDGLEDGHAGAAFKQVGLDLINYGRIKMFFHADSEIAEDDEVTAFLRLGSDVDSNYYEIEVPLKITPKGSETAESIWPAANEIDLDVDQLYALKAGRARDGVSIRELYPLNGPKELDDQHRLRLRGNPDMSAITWLTIGVRNTKDDGQNQDICIWANELRVTDFDRTKGWAANATLNTKLADFANITATARHTTFGFGGLQSKIAERTREETTAYDVSANVNVDKLLPEQLGLKIPMYVSYEKTTIKPKYDPANPDITLEASLLDFEDEESKREYEKMTTDITTRKSINFTNVRKVKVKPDAKKHIYDIENLSFSYAYSEMERSNFNLEQQLFKNYNAAVAYNYSTQIEPWEPFKNSKFLKSKYLQLIKDFNVNFLPNSIGVRGELQRRLEKTAYRNSENVIQQTNFEKYFYFNRSYNLQWDLTKSLSIDYSARAAAVIDEPDSDPNGGFSQSESNRFISSGEYQDSIMTNLKHLGRMKNFDQSISANYSLPLDKIPLTDWLDTDYQYQVGFNWKAGPLYTDPDDQNLNFGNTLQNSRDNTVRGKLDMVKLYNKVNFLKEINSPPKNNRRSSLRPNQKADTTQTQKSENKLAKGFFRLLMSLRSVNGTYSLREGTMLPGYTGQPFLFGMDSSFNEPGWGFILGSQDPSIRTRLAREGLITRNPELTTPFTQTQTVDYNIKGNLEPFKDLKIQLDIQKTKSSSYQEIFHYNDTLSVFEGISRNRGGAYSISYIAIKSAFQKDDDQNNSPVFQDFERNREEILRRFEQETGLKYDTNSQDVLIPAFMAAYSGKDVSSTGLSPFPSTPLPNWRIDYAGLGKIKALANIFQSISITHGYQSDYTISNYVNEVTYSDGLGLENDIESYNRDQFSQEIDGNVKPKYIIDQVIIREQFSPLIGVNVRTKSRMSVRAEYKVSRDVALQVTNAQVTEVKSNDVVLEVGFTKSNFKLPFKSQGRVITLKNDLTFRMNVTVRDTQTIQRKIDDTNTITDGNLNFQLRPNINYVLNEKLNIQFYFERSINEPKISSTYRRTTTRAGFQLRFSLAQ; this comes from the coding sequence TTGATATTAAGGAGATTTCATAAATCGCTATTCGCTGTATTATGTGCTTTTGTGATTTGGGTAGGAATAGACTATTCCGTTAACTCAAAGAATTTAGATTTTAAAACCATTGAGGATTTAGAATATGCTTTATTCCAAGAGCAAGACACCACAAGACAGGATTCTGTTAAGCAGGATTCCATACAAAATCAGCCATATGCGCCAACCAGAAAACCTACATATCAGCCAAAAGACAGATTTGGTGATCCGTTTAGTAATACAACAAGTCCTTCTCCTCTCCTTTTAGAAGATCCTGCAAGTTTAAAGCTGGATGTTGAAATAGACACCAGCATGAATTACACCATTTATGAAAAAATTGGTGATATCAACTACCGCCCTACTTCTTCGATGACTTTTGAGGAGTTCAAACAATATCAGGAACGTCAGCAACTAAAGCAGTATTGGAAAGGCAGATCTGAAGGTTTAGATGGAGAAAGTGCCGTGAGTGGTAGAAATTTAATTCCACCTATCTATGTAAGTCCTATCTTCGATAGAATTTTCGGTGGAACCTATGTAGAAATCATCCCCAGAGGTTTTGTGACCTTAGATTTTGGAGGTAGATGGCAAAGAATTAATAACCCAAACATTCCAATCCGCCAGCAAAGAAGTGGTGGTTTTGAATTTGATCAGCAGATCAGCATGAATGTGGTAGGTAAGATCGGTGAAAAACTACAGGTAACGGCCAATTTTGACAACAACAATTCCTTTGACTTTGAAAACAACTTAAAGGTAGAATACACTGGTTATGAGGAAGATATCCTTCAGAAACTAGAAATAGGTAATGTTAGCCTTCCTCTAAATAATAGCCTGATTACAGGAGCTCAGAACCTTTTTGGTGTAAAAGCTCAAATGCAGTTTGGTGATTTATATGTTACTACCGTAGCCTCTACTCAAAGAGGTAAATCAGAGTCTATCACTATAGATGGTGGAACAGGTGCTCAGGGAAGAGAATTTGAGATCCAGGGATCTAACTATGATGAAAACAGACACTTTTTCTTAGGCCATTTCTTCAGAGACAACTATGAAAAGTGGTTAAATACTATTCCAAACGTAAATTCTGGAGTAAGAGTAACCAGAGTAGAGGTTTACATTGCCCAAAGAAATGGAGATACTCAGACATTAAGAGATGTAGTGGGACTTATGGATTTAGCTGAGCCCAATTCAGAAAATTTATATAGAGCCTATAATACAACCAATGTTGAGGCTAACACCAACAACGCTAACTCTCTTTGGAGCGAACTTCAAAACTTAAACCGATCGTCTGACGCCATAGATGGAGAACTTAATAATCTTGGAAATTCACTTTTCGGAACACCTCTAAAAGAAGGCCTAGATTATGAGAAGATAAATAGTGCAAGGAAACTAGACCCAAGTGAATATACCTTCGATCCTGCTCTAGGGTATATCACCTTAAACAGGAAGCTACAAAACGATGAAGCTCTGGCTGTGGCCTATCAATATTATTACAGAAACCAGTCTTATACTGTTGGTGAATTATCTACCGACTACAGTAATCTACCAGAAGATGATGCTGTTTACCTTAAACTATTAAGACCTAAAAAAATCAGTATCACAGATCAGTCTGGCAAAGATATACCTACCTGGGATCTGATGATGAAGAACATCTATAACCTTACTGGTTCTAATATCGCTGAAGAAGGTTTTGATTTAAGAGTAATCTATAGAGATGATAATACAGGTATTGATAACCCACAATTACAAGAAGGCCGCACTGCCAGCCAGTTTCCTTTAATTAGAATACTAGGCTTAGATAAACTGAATCAAAACGAGGATCCACAACCCGATGGAAACTTTGACTATGTGGAAGGTGTAACCATTAACGCAGCCAATGGCTTGATTATCTTCCCTTACCTGCAGCCGTTTGCCGATCCGCTAAGAGAAGAATTTGAAAATGACGATGGAGCCAGACAACAGACTCTCATAGACAAATACGTTTATGATGAGCTCTACAATAGCACTAAAAATGACGCTGAGTTAGTTACCACAAAAAATAAATATGTCATCGTAGGTCGATACCAGGCCGGCTCTTCCACGGAAATTGTTATCCCTGGATTTAACATTGCCGAGGGATCCGTTAAAGTTTTTGCTGGGGGATCGCCACTACAGGAAGGGGTTGATTATCAGGTAGATTATACTTTTGGAAAGGTTAATATTTTGAATGAAGGTGTATTAAATTCCGGGAAGGAAATCACAATCTCTTACGAAAAAGCCGATCTTTTCAACTTCCAGTCAAGAACGCTATTAGGAACTCGATTAGATTATAAAGTTGACGATGATATCACAATAGGTGCCACTTTACTGCACCTTAACGAGAGGCCATTGATCTCAAGAATCAGCGTAGGTAGCGAGCCTACCAGAAACACTAAATATGGTTTTGACATCAACGTGCAGAAAGAGTCAAGATTCTTAACCAAAATGTTGGATAAGCTTCCCCTTATTCAAACCAAAGAACCATCAAGTATATCATTTAATGCAGAGTTTGCTCAGTTAATTCCAGGTACATCAAACATCATAGATGGCGAAGGAACATCGTACATTGATGATTTTGAGAACTCAGCAACACCATATTCATTGAGTAACCCTACCAGTTGGAAGCTCGCTTCGACACCTAACACCAATAGCCAAAGATTTAATGGTGACCAGTCTGGTTTAGAGAATGGATTCAGAAGAGGTAAGATTGCCTGGTATACAATTGACAATTTATTCTACCGAAACGATAGAAGAAAGCCTAGCAACATTACTGACGAGGCTTTGCAAAACAACTACATTAGACAGGTTATTCCTCAGGAAATTTTCCCTAACCTCGATCGTAATATCATTAATATTCAGCAGACTTTTGACATTGCCTACTACCCGGCAGAAAGAGGTCAATATAACTTTAACACGGGCGAGACTAACAACGAAGGGATATTCACTAGTCCATCTGCTATCAGAAACAACTGGGGTGGTATGACTAGTGCCATCAGATCTGAGGTAGATTTTGATAAGGCAAACATTGAGTACATCGAATTTTGGCTAATGGATCCGTTTATCAATGGACCAAATGGTAATATTGATGATGGTCGAGGTAATGTAAAACCTAACAGTACCGGTGGTGATCTTTTCTTCAACCTTGGAAGTATATCTGAAGACGTAATTCCAGATAAAAAACATGCCTTTGAAAATGGATTACCGGCTAGTGGCTATTCATTCGAAAATCCGACAAGTGTTTCTGAGTCAGACCCTTGGGGTTATGTAACCGATCAGCAGTATTTAACTAATGCGTTTGACAACTCTGAATCGTCACGCGGTAATCAGGATGTTGGTCTTAATGGTATGAGTGATGAGAAAGAAAGATCTTACTCTCAATACCCAGATAAGTTCAGACAACTTGAAGACCCGGCAGCTGATAATTTCAATTACTTCTTAGGTGATGATTTAGACAGCAGAAATGCAGGTCTTTTAGAAAGATATAAGAATTATAATGGTCTGGAGAATAACTCTCCTGTGGTTTCTAGTCAGAATTCACTTTATACACCGTCCGCCACTACCATTCCTGATAACGAAGATCTTAATAACGATAATACACTTAGCTCTCTAGAAGAATACTATGAGTACAAAGTAGACCTGGACCCAGGAAATCTCGAAGGCAATAAATATGTGGTAGATCAGGCAACTACCGAAGATGGAGTAAACTGGTATCTATTTAGAATTCCGATCAGACAGGCTAACCTGCCAACTTACGGAGAAATATCAGGCTTCAAATCCATAAAATACATAAGAACTTACCTTACTGACTGGCAAGAGCCTGTGGTACTGAGAATGGTAAATTTCAGATTTGTAGCCAGTAGATGGAGAAAATATAACTCACCAATAGAAGACCCTGACTTTGGTTCTGTGTCTGATCAAAACCTAGGTTATGATAACCTAACAGTATCCGTGGTAAACGTTGAGGAAAATGGTAGTGGTAGCGAAACTATGTCTCCTTATGTTTTACCTCCAGGATTAAATAGAGATAGAGACAATACATCTTCATTACAAAGAAGATTAAATGAGCAATCACTTCAAATTTGTGTAGATGGCTTAGAAGATGGTCATGCTGGTGCTGCTTTTAAGCAAGTAGGACTTGACCTGATCAACTATGGTAGAATTAAAATGTTCTTCCATGCTGATAGTGAGATAGCTGAAGATGATGAAGTAACAGCATTCTTAAGACTAGGCTCTGATGTAGATTCTAACTATTACGAAATAGAAGTGCCTCTTAAAATTACCCCTAAAGGATCCGAAACTGCGGAATCTATCTGGCCAGCTGCCAATGAGATTGATCTGGATGTCGATCAACTGTATGCTTTAAAAGCAGGTAGGGCAAGAGATGGTGTCTCAATAAGAGAATTATATCCTTTAAATGGTCCTAAAGAACTAGATGATCAACATAGACTACGACTAAGAGGAAATCCTGATATGAGTGCCATCACCTGGCTAACCATTGGGGTAAGGAATACCAAAGACGATGGACAAAACCAGGATATATGTATTTGGGCCAACGAATTGCGTGTTACGGACTTTGACAGAACTAAAGGTTGGGCGGCAAATGCGACATTAAATACCAAGTTGGCTGACTTCGCTAATATTACAGCAACTGCCAGACATACTACTTTTGGTTTTGGTGGTTTACAATCAAAAATAGCCGAGAGAACTCGAGAAGAAACTACAGCTTATGATGTATCTGCTAATGTAAACGTAGATAAGCTTTTGCCAGAGCAACTTGGTTTAAAAATACCGATGTATGTCAGCTATGAAAAGACTACTATTAAGCCAAAGTACGACCCAGCAAACCCTGACATAACCCTGGAAGCTTCCTTGTTAGATTTTGAAGACGAGGAGAGTAAAAGAGAATATGAAAAGATGACAACAGACATCACCACCAGGAAAAGTATCAACTTCACAAACGTCAGAAAGGTCAAGGTAAAACCAGATGCCAAGAAACATATATATGACATAGAGAACCTTTCTTTCAGCTATGCTTACAGTGAAATGGAGCGTAGCAACTTTAACCTGGAGCAGCAATTATTTAAAAACTATAATGCAGCCGTAGCTTATAACTACAGCACGCAAATAGAACCCTGGGAGCCATTCAAAAATTCAAAGTTCTTAAAGTCTAAGTACTTGCAACTGATTAAAGATTTTAATGTCAATTTCTTGCCTAATAGCATCGGTGTAAGGGGTGAATTACAAAGAAGGTTAGAAAAAACTGCTTATAGAAACAGTGAGAACGTTATTCAGCAAACCAACTTTGAAAAATATTTCTACTTCAATAGAAGCTATAACCTTCAGTGGGATTTAACTAAGAGCCTCAGCATTGATTACTCCGCTAGAGCGGCCGCGGTAATTGATGAGCCGGATTCAGACCCTAACGGTGGCTTTAGTCAATCAGAAAGCAACCGATTTATCTCGTCTGGAGAATATCAGGATTCAATCATGACCAACTTAAAGCACTTAGGTAGAATGAAAAATTTCGACCAGAGCATCAGTGCTAATTATAGTCTTCCGCTGGATAAAATTCCACTTACTGATTGGTTAGATACTGACTATCAATATCAAGTAGGGTTTAACTGGAAAGCAGGTCCGTTATATACCGATCCTGACGATCAAAATTTGAATTTTGGTAATACCCTTCAAAACAGCAGAGATAACACGGTAAGAGGAAAGCTTGATATGGTTAAACTTTATAATAAGGTTAACTTCCTTAAAGAAATAAATTCTCCTCCAAAGAATAACAGAAGAAGCTCCCTAAGACCCAACCAAAAGGCAGATACTACCCAAACTCAGAAGTCTGAGAACAAACTAGCTAAAGGATTTTTCAGATTATTAATGTCTTTAAGATCTGTGAATGGTACTTATTCGCTTAGAGAAGGAACCATGTTACCTGGATATACGGGGCAGCCTTTCTTATTCGGTATGGACAGCAGCTTTAATGAGCCTGGTTGGGGATTCATTTTAGGTTCTCAAGATCCTTCAATCAGAACGAGATTAGCCAGAGAAGGTCTTATCACCAGAAATCCGGAACTCACCACGCCATTTACCCAAACCCAGACGGTAGATTATAACATCAAGGGTAATCTGGAGCCATTTAAAGATCTAAAAATACAACTGGACATACAGAAAACTAAGAGTAGCTCTTATCAGGAAATATTCCATTATAATGATACCCTAAGCGTATTTGAAGGTATATCAAGAAACAGAGGCGGAGCTTACTCCATTTCCTATATTGCCATCAAGTCAGCATTCCAAAAAGATGATGATCAGAACAACTCTCCTGTATTCCAAGACTTTGAAAGAAACAGAGAGGAAATCTTAAGAAGATTTGAGCAAGAGACAGGGCTAAAGTATGACACTAACTCTCAGGATGTTCTTATACCGGCGTTTATGGCTGCCTACTCAGGTAAGGATGTTTCAAGCACAGGTCTAAGTCCTTTCCCTAGTACGCCATTACCGAACTGGAGAATCGACTATGCAGGGTTAGGTAAAATCAAGGCGTTGGCAAATATTTTCCAATCAATAAGTATCACCCACGGTTATCAGTCAGATTATACTATCTCTAACTATGTAAATGAAGTAACCTATTCTGATGGACTAGGACTTGAAAACGACATTGAATCATACAATAGAGATCAATTTTCACAAGAAATAGATGGCAATGTAAAACCGAAGTATATTATTGACCAGGTTATCATTAGAGAGCAATTCTCTCCACTTATAGGTGTAAATGTTAGAACGAAAAGCAGAATGTCTGTAAGGGCAGAATATAAAGTAAGTAGAGATGTAGCCCTGCAGGTAACTAACGCACAGGTAACAGAGGTGAAAAGTAATGATGTAGTGCTTGAAGTTGGTTTTACCAAATCAAATTTCAAACTACCATTCAAGTCTCAAGGACGAGTAATTACACTTAAAAATGACCTGACATTTAGAATGAATGTGACTGTAAGAGATACACAAACTATTCAAAGAAAAATTGATGATACTAACACAATCACAGATGGAAATCTCAACTTCCAACTACGACCAAACATCAATTATGTATTGAATGAAAAGTTAAATATTCAATTCTACTTTGAGAGAAGTATCAACGAACCTAAGATATCATCTACCTACAGACGTACTACTACAAGAGCTGGTTTTCAATTAAGATTTAGTTTAGCTCAGTAA
- a CDS encoding energy transducer TonB: MEAKKTKKADLRGKSGLFFNIGLLLTMSLVVFAFEFKKYDDGEQLDISQASDDFEDLLEIPPTEQPPPPPPKVQQPEIIEVPDEEEIEEEIDVDLDVEITEEEVIEDIIVEEAPEEEVAEEIFQIVEDPAMPPGGYPAFYKFVGDKLKYPAQARRMGIEGKVFVQFVVDKDGSLTDVKAVKGIGAGCDEEAVRVIKTAPKWSPPKQRGKPVKQRIILPITFKLG, encoded by the coding sequence ATGGAAGCTAAAAAGACTAAAAAAGCTGACTTAAGAGGAAAATCAGGTCTTTTCTTCAACATAGGTCTGTTGCTTACCATGAGTCTCGTAGTTTTTGCATTTGAATTCAAAAAATACGATGACGGTGAGCAGTTAGACATAAGTCAAGCGAGCGATGATTTTGAAGATTTGTTGGAAATTCCACCAACAGAACAGCCACCTCCCCCACCACCAAAGGTGCAGCAGCCTGAAATCATTGAGGTACCAGATGAAGAGGAAATCGAAGAAGAAATTGATGTGGACCTTGATGTGGAAATTACCGAAGAAGAAGTAATTGAAGACATTATTGTAGAAGAGGCTCCTGAAGAAGAAGTTGCTGAAGAAATCTTCCAAATTGTTGAAGATCCTGCAATGCCTCCTGGTGGGTATCCAGCATTCTACAAATTTGTTGGAGATAAGCTTAAATACCCTGCGCAAGCAAGAAGAATGGGTATCGAAGGTAAAGTTTTCGTTCAGTTCGTTGTAGATAAAGATGGTTCACTTACTGATGTAAAAGCAGTAAAAGGTATCGGAGCTGGTTGTGACGAAGAAGCTGTTAGAGTAATCAAAACAGCACCAAAATGGAGTCCTCCAAAGCAGCGTGGAAAACCTGTTAAGCAAAGAATTATTTTACCTATCACATTTAAGTTAGGTTAA
- a CDS encoding NADP-dependent malic enzyme — MAIKIRKEDALNYHMQNQPGKIEVVPTKSLSSQLDLALAYSPGVAEPCKEIEKNKDDSYKYTAKGNLVGVISNGTAVLGLGNIGADASKPVMEGKGVLFKKFAGIDVFDIEINEEDPDKFIEIVKSLEPTFGGINLEDIKAPESFKIEQELRDKMNIPVMHDDQHGTAIISASALLNALEIIDKKIDEIKIVVNGAGAAAIACAKLYIALGASKKNIIMCDSKGVLNKKRTNLDETKAEFASDTELDTLQEAIKGADLFLGLSVGDILQPEDIKAMAKDPIVFALANPNPEISYNVAMDTRDDIIMATGRSDHPNQVNNVLGFPYIFRGALDVRATSINEEMKLAAVHAIADLAKQAVPELVNKAYGDNKIQFGKEYLIPKPLDPRLITTISPAVAKAAMDSGVARISINDWDKYHVELQQRIGIDEKLMSRVISRAKKDPQRVVFAEAHDLKILKAAQVLQDEKIAFPILLGNRTAIQQLIEEHQLDLQECTIIDTAEESEKVEKYAQAYYEKRNRKGVTLYEAKKLMRERNMFGSMMVENDEADALISGLTKDYPKTILPALQIIGMEPQVKRVAGMYIIANKKGTFFFADTTVNVDPTPEELVDIIGMTARGVKFFDIEPRIAVLSYSNFGSSKGTIPAKTKKAVELAKQKFPDLIIDGDIQANVAVNTEIQKSNYPFSSLAEKGANTLIFPNLASGNIAYKLLMEIGGAEAIGPILLGMNKPVHILQLGSSIREIVNMAAIAVVDAQSYHKNHPTT, encoded by the coding sequence ATGGCTATAAAAATAAGAAAAGAAGACGCTCTCAATTACCATATGCAAAACCAGCCTGGTAAAATTGAGGTGGTTCCTACCAAATCATTAAGCTCGCAGCTAGACTTAGCACTTGCTTATTCTCCAGGTGTGGCAGAACCGTGTAAAGAGATAGAAAAGAATAAAGACGATTCTTATAAATACACAGCTAAAGGAAATCTTGTTGGTGTAATTTCCAATGGAACAGCCGTTTTAGGTCTGGGAAATATTGGAGCCGACGCCTCTAAACCAGTAATGGAAGGTAAAGGGGTACTTTTCAAAAAGTTTGCAGGTATAGATGTGTTCGACATTGAAATAAATGAGGAAGACCCTGACAAGTTCATTGAGATTGTAAAATCACTGGAGCCAACTTTTGGTGGCATCAACCTTGAAGATATAAAAGCACCAGAAAGCTTTAAAATAGAGCAAGAGCTGAGAGATAAGATGAATATCCCTGTGATGCACGATGATCAGCACGGAACGGCCATCATCTCTGCCTCTGCCCTACTGAACGCTTTGGAAATCATTGATAAAAAAATCGATGAAATTAAAATAGTGGTTAATGGAGCAGGTGCTGCTGCCATTGCCTGTGCAAAGCTTTACATTGCATTAGGCGCAAGCAAAAAGAACATAATCATGTGTGACAGCAAGGGTGTGCTCAACAAAAAGCGCACTAACCTTGATGAAACAAAAGCTGAATTTGCTTCGGACACCGAGCTTGACACCTTGCAAGAAGCTATCAAGGGTGCTGATCTATTCCTTGGTTTATCTGTAGGAGATATCCTTCAACCAGAAGATATCAAAGCGATGGCCAAAGATCCGATTGTATTTGCTTTAGCCAATCCAAACCCAGAGATCAGTTATAATGTGGCTATGGATACCAGAGATGATATTATCATGGCTACAGGTAGATCTGATCATCCTAACCAGGTAAATAATGTGCTTGGATTCCCATATATTTTTAGAGGTGCCTTAGATGTAAGAGCCACTTCCATCAATGAAGAAATGAAGTTAGCAGCTGTGCATGCCATTGCTGACCTGGCGAAGCAGGCAGTACCTGAACTGGTAAACAAAGCTTATGGAGATAATAAGATTCAATTTGGCAAGGAATATCTTATTCCTAAGCCACTTGATCCACGCTTGATTACTACTATCTCTCCTGCTGTAGCCAAAGCCGCTATGGATTCAGGTGTAGCCAGAATTTCTATTAATGACTGGGACAAATATCATGTAGAGTTACAGCAAAGGATAGGGATTGACGAAAAGCTGATGTCACGAGTGATCAGCAGAGCCAAGAAAGATCCACAGCGTGTTGTTTTCGCTGAAGCGCATGATCTTAAAATTCTTAAGGCTGCTCAAGTTCTTCAAGATGAGAAAATTGCTTTTCCTATTCTTTTGGGTAACAGAACTGCCATACAGCAGCTCATTGAAGAACATCAATTAGATTTACAAGAATGCACTATTATTGATACTGCGGAAGAGAGCGAGAAAGTTGAAAAATATGCGCAAGCATATTATGAGAAGCGCAACAGAAAAGGAGTAACTCTTTATGAAGCTAAGAAGCTAATGAGAGAGAGAAACATGTTCGGTTCTATGATGGTAGAAAATGATGAAGCCGATGCTTTGATTTCAGGTCTTACTAAAGATTACCCTAAAACTATTTTACCCGCTCTTCAAATCATTGGTATGGAGCCGCAGGTAAAAAGAGTGGCGGGTATGTATATCATTGCTAATAAAAAAGGTACTTTCTTCTTCGCAGATACCACGGTAAATGTAGACCCAACGCCGGAAGAGCTTGTAGACATCATTGGTATGACGGCCCGCGGAGTAAAGTTCTTTGATATAGAACCTCGTATTGCGGTATTGTCATATTCAAACTTCGGTAGCAGTAAGGGTACCATACCTGCAAAAACGAAAAAAGCGGTAGAACTGGCGAAACAAAAATTCCCCGATCTTATCATAGATGGGGACATTCAGGCCAACGTTGCTGTAAATACTGAAATACAAAAAAGTAATTATCCATTTAGCTCATTAGCTGAAAAAGGTGCAAACACTTTAATTTTCCCTAACCTGGCCTCTGGTAATATTGCTTATAAACTCCTAATGGAAATTGGAGGAGCAGAAGCTATAGGACCGATCCTATTGGGAATGAATAAGCCTGTTCATATTCTACAGCTGGGCAGTTCTATCAGAGAAATAGTAAATATGGCTGCAATAGCTGTGGTAGATGCACAATCATACCATAAAAACCACCCTACAACATGA